cctcTTTCAGAATCCCTATATCATTAATACCGAGGCCACTTTTAATTCCGACATTGAAGATCTTTTAGGTGTGCGTTGCACCTTTGAAACACCCTGCGCCTGGAAATGGACAGAAAATCTCTCTGATGGTTTTCACATTATGAGTGGTACTGAGGTCTCGAAAAAGAATATGACCGGTTTATATCCCGGCCCTTTGGCCGATAATATCGATGATGCCAATGGACATTTCCTATATGCTCGCCTCTCGCCCACTACACTACAAATCAATTTGACTTCACCACAATTTAGCACGACCATGGAGAAATGTTTCCTTGAAGTTTATATGCATCAAAGTGGCATGACGCATGGTCTTTCGCGCGTAGTCGTAGAACCATTGCATTCGCAGGAAAGTTCTTGGGTGCCAGCGGAAATTGTTGGCAACAACTATCGTCAATGGGAAAGGAAAGTGTTTCGTTTGGGACGTATTTCTCGTGATTTTCGCATAGTATTTGAAATTGTGCCCAAACTATTCGAGGGAGAAAAGGCTCATGTGGCTATTGATAATTTAAGAATGATTAACTGTTTTCCTGAAGGAGCTAAAGCAGAGAAGTGTAGCACTTCTCAAGTGAAATGTATGATGAATAAAGTGCCAGTTTGTATACCATTACCAAGAATATGTGATATAACAAGGGACTGTGATGAGGCCGAAGATGAGCTTTTGAATTGTGACAAAATTCCTTTTGGGGCTAGATGTGATTTTGAAAATGATTGGTGTGGCTGGCGTGATTCGGGGCGTACAGTATTATCATGGTCGCGACACACCGGCTCTTCGCCTACCTTTGATACCGGGCCCGACAGTGATCACACCTATCAGCATTTACTCAATTCCACCGTGGGCTATTATATGCTGGTGAACATGAATCAACATagcaataatagtgaaaaaggTTCTTTAATCGGTTTTGCTAGTAATGCTATAATGATATCGCGCACCTTTAATCCCCCGCCTACCGTTCATGGTGATCCCAATTCACCTTATCGCAACTCCTGTGTAGTACGTTTTTATATACATCAATTTGGTAAAAATCCCGGCAGCATAAATTTATCGGTGGTAGAAATGAAGGAAAAGGAAAATATCACCACGACTTTGTGGTGGAGTACCAAGAATCAGGGCGCCGATTGGCTGAGAGCAGAATATATATTGCCAAATATAACTTCAAggtaaaatgaatgaaattttcgtataaattgttagatttatttaattttttggttattttcaGATATTATTTGCAATTTGAGGCCCGCATGGGCATGCGTATTTACTCCGATGTGGCTGTGGATGATTTTTCTTTGTCTCCCGAATGCTTTGGCATTAATATACCATCCGAACATTTGAATGGCTATAACTATTGGAATGTTCGTCATACGAAAAGTCCTACGCATAAAGATTTTACAAATCATAAttgtaagtatatattttatctaaattctTTTCAAGTTCTGtcctagctctgttctagttcagttctagttgaattctacttcagttctagttcagttctagttcagttttagtttagttctagttcagttctagttcagttctagttcagttctagttcagttctagttcagttctagttcagttctagttcagttctagttctagttcagttctagttcagttctagttcagttctagttcagttctagttcagatctagttcagttctagttcagttctagttcagatctagttcagttctagttcagttctagttctgttctagttctgttctagttctgttctagttctgttctagttctgttctagttctgttctagttctgttctagttctgttctagttctgttctagttctgttctagttctgttctagttctgttctaggtcttttctagttctgttctagttctgttctggttctgttctagttctgttctagttctgttctagttctgttctagttctagttctgttctagttctgttctagttctgttctagttctgttctagttctgttctagttctgttctagttctgttctgttctgttctagttctgttctagttctgttctagttctgttctgttctagttctgttctagttctgttctagttctgttctagttctgttctgttctagttctgttctagttctgttctagttctgttctagttctgttctagttctgttctagttctgttctagttctgttccagttctgttctagttctgtactagttctgttctagttctgttctatttcggttctagttctgttctagttctgttctagttcagttctagttcagttctggttcagttctagttcagttctagttctagttcagttctagttcagttctagttctagttcagttctagttcagttctggttcagttctagttcagttttagttcagttctagttcaggcatagttcagttctagttcaggtatATATTTGTTAACACTTTCTTATCATTCCTTTACTCTTTTCTTTTAGATCTAGAACTGGGCACTTGTGATAATCGAGGCATGTTAGGACCAACACAGTCGCAATGTGAACATTACTACAGTACACACAATCGAAGTCGTGTTCTAAAGGAGGTAAAAGTGGTGGATGAAATACCCTATAAGGGAATGCAAAAATGGAAGGTGCCACACGAGGGGTTTTATACGTAAGTTTAAGAAGAAATAGCTGGAAACGGAATCCTCtagaatttaatattatttttactttttagtttCATTGTTAAGGGAGCCAGTGGTGGTTTGGGTTCTGGCGGTGTGGGTTCCTCACGAGGTGCTGTAGCAGTGGCTGTTTTGGAATTGCATAAAAATGAAGAGTTATATATTTTGGTAGGACAACAGGGTGAAAATGCCTGCATTAAATCTTTAGGCTATAAGGAAGATGGTTGTGGCTCTAGTGATCCTGATTTGGATTTAAGTAAATATAGTTTTACCTCCAAACAGCACATGCTAAAGAATATGAATTTGGAATATGGAGCTGGTGGAGGAGGAGGAGCTTCTTATGTGTTTTTGGTAAGTGTGAGTAGCTTTATTGTAAAGTTGAAAAGAACATTTGAGGTTTACTGACTTTTTGTTTCGGAATTTTAGTTGAACTCGGCGCGCAATGAAGCTGTGCCTTTAATAGTGGCCGGAGGTGGTGGTGGTTTGGGTATAGGACGTTATTTAGATGAAGATTTCCAACATGGTCAAAAGGATAATTCAGCACGCAAAGGTTTAACGGGCCAGATAAACGGTGAACCCTTGCCTAAGAAGATAGCAGGCCCAGGAGGTGGCTGGCGTGCCAATATTGATCAGGCTTTAGATCCTAAATTTGGTGCCGCTCTTTTATTGGGAGGACGTGGTGGCTTTTCTTGTTATGTAGATTTGGAAAATAATGGCTCAAATGTTAAACGTCATGGTCAGGGTGGCTTTGGAGGCGGTGGTGGAGGTTGTTATACAGGAGGTGGTGGTGGCGGTTATGCTGGAGGAGATGTTTATCTCAATCAATCAAATGGTGAAGGTGGCACTTCTTATATAACCACTACGCGCACTTTAAAAGAACTAAATGCCATTTATGAGGGCTCTAACTTGGGAGCAGGTTCAGTGATTATAATTCCCGCCATAGAGGGCTGTGGTTGTGATTACAGATGTTTAGCTTTGGATGAATATCGATCATCGGTGAAATGTATTTGCCCAGAGGGCTGGCGTATACGCAAGGATAATTCTTCTTCGTGTGATAGTAAGAAAAGAATTTTGTtgagattttttacaatttatctaAAATGTTCTCTTTTTACTTCTAGTGCCCATAACCGAGTCTATTCctttgaaatatttgatttccTTCTTTACGGTTTTAATGCTTTTACTAATCGCCTGTTTGGCGGCTCTTATTGTTATGTTATGTAAGTAATATCTTCTGGGGGAAAAATGGGCAAAAAgtgtaattttgattttttttacagacaACCGCTATCAACGCAAGAAACTGGCGAAACAGCGTCATAAGATGTTAATGCAACAGGATATGCAATTGACCCGTTTAAGACATAATCTAgatgaaaataacttaaataatttcaatcccAATTATGGCTGCGATGATCTTATCAATGGCACCATTAATGTTCAAAGTCTGCCACAGGTGGCACGCGAAAGTTTGCGTTTGGTGaagtatgttttgttttgctgcttaactttttcgtattttaaacatattattatgCTTTCAGACCTTTGGGCCAGGGTGCTTTTGGTGAAGTCTATCAGGGTTTGTATCGTCATCGTGATGGTGATGCGGTGGAAATGCCTGTAGCCGTTAAAACTCTACCCGAAATGTCTACACTCCAGGCCGAGGAAGATTTCCTTATGGAGGCTGCCATTATGGCAAAATTTAATCATCCTAATATGGTCCATTTAATAGGTGTCTGTTTCGATCGTCATCCTCGCTTTATAGTGTTAGAACTGTTGGCCGGTGGTGATCTTAAGAATTTCTTACGTGAAGGCCGTCACAAACCGGATAGACCCTCATCGTTGACCATGAAAGATTTAGTATTTTGTGCTCTGGATGTGGCCAAGGGTTGTCGCTATATGGAGAGTCAACGTTTTATACATCGCGATATAGCGGCACGCAATTGTCTGCTGAGCAGTAAAGGTCCGGGACGTGTGGTGAAAATTGCTGATTTTGGCATGGCACGCGATATATATCGTAGTGATTATTATCGCAAGGGTGGCAAAGCTATGTTACCTATCAAATGGATGCCTCCAGAGGCTTTTCTCGATGGTATATTTACATCCAAGACAGATGTTTGGTCATTTGGTGTATTGTTGTGGGAGGTGAGTTGAGAAAATTGTAAAGTTATGTGTTTAGCTGgggttttaatgtttgtttgtttcattttttaggTTTTCAGTTTGGGTTTAATGCCCTATACCGGTTTACCCAATCCCGAGGTAATGCAATTGGTTACCAATGGCGGTCGCTTGGGTACACCACCTGGCTGTCCTTCGgtgatttataaaattatggcCGATTGCTGGAATCCCACACCAGAAGATCGTCCCACATTCTCTAGTCTTTTAGAGAGACTAAAGGCCGTAACAGAGGTAAGTGTTTCCATAAATAAGCAGTAGATCCCTCTACAGACATTAGTGATGCAATTATAAGGTTCATTTTCCAAAATTGAACTTGAACTTTCGCTCTTATTAGgagaagttttattaaaatcgatCGCTGGGTTTACGAATAACGCTTCCCTCCTTTGCTCAAGTTGCAGAACATTCAGTCATTAGAAGTCCGTTAGCAGAAGCTCTGGTATTCGTCTTCTCTAGTCGggaaaagttttacaaaaatctttagCTCGGTTTAGGGAAAAGGCTTTCCATTTGTTTCCATTGTTTCTGTTTTAATTTCTATCTGTAGCTGAGGAGCGTTATTTCCGATCTTGGGAATAACGTTTCTGTTcttattttcttcacttttaatTCCTTTCTATACCCAAGGTATAGCAGTTTGAGGCCCTCTAGTACCGAAATTTCTTGAAACTCCTTGTTTTTAACACCAATTCTGGTAAACCTCTGACCTTTAGTCATGTCGCTCAATTTAGTAAAATGCTTCTATTTCTATTGCTTCTTGCTGTAGAGCTCTACTTTGGCGACCTGTAACATcatttcttataaaactttgaggtttatataatttcaatttattgtaTAGAACTTTTCTTCTTTTGTCATGAGAAGCTTCATGGAAAATCGGTTAATGGGTTTAAGAATAATGGTTGCAATtcccattttctttttttgaagtttCACTTACTGTTTAGGTCCAACTTTGGATGTTTCGGGTTATGGTTCTTGTGcttgtaaaagttttaaattggtTTCTTCAACAGTTCCACACCTGGGCTTTGTTCCtaagaagttttattaaaatcgtgTGCTCAGTTTTAAAATTACTTGAAGAAATTTTAGTCCAAAACTCTTGAGATTAATTGTTGATATATTTTCCCTTTAATAGGATCCCGCTGTTATGAATGCCCCACTACCACACATCTTACGCCCGCCCTCCAATGAACGAGATCAAACAATAATACGACCGCAAGGAGTCGATGACATTTGTCTACAGGTACCCACAACGTCGGACTATTTAATACCCTTGCCCGGTATAACACACAATCCTCAGCAACAAATCAGCGAAATGCAAATAAGCGAAGCCAACACCAACACAAATTCATCTGTGGTGACGGCCGTATCAACCGGAACCAATGTTTGTACCCCGCCTGGTGTATCCTCACCCTCGGCCCCTTGTTGCGGTCTAAAAGAGGGTGATTGTGAACAGAGTCTTAATACGAATAATGAGGGCAGTTGGGAGACTTCGTTTATATTGCCCAATTCGAAGAGTGATCAACCGTTGTTGAATCAAACAAATGGTTCACAGAAAAGTATAAATACCGTATCAATGGGTGCACCGGGACCTGGTAATACTAGTGGCTATAGCAGTAGTAGTCAACGTTCACCTGTTTCCAATGGTTTAAGGAcaatacacaacaacaacaacaataacaacaacagcagcaattgCCATAATAGTAATGGCAATAGCCAGAGCACAACAGCGTCTACGCAAATGAATCCAAACGAAGAGACCACACTCATTAGTTTGGATACACCACAGCCGACACCGACCACCATACAACCGCCATTATCATTCTCATCCCAGCTGGATGGTATAACCTTAGATCCGGCCGCTTTAACAAAGAGTCTGAACAATACCGTAACAGTtccaaatacaaatacaacaaatactAATACAACAACTCCTAATAACAAACACTCCTCGTATGCCAACATTCAAATGATGTCCAATTCGGTGGGCAATCTTAAGGGTCATTGCAATGCCGGTGATCTTACCAGCAATGGTAGTTCGCCCAACAACAGCTTGCTACTGATGGGCAGTGGCAGTGAAAAGCTTAACGGCAGTATTTTACACAAAAGCAGTAATGGTCTGaatgttaataaaatgaatGGTAATCTTAATAAAACGATGGCGGTAGCAGCGCCGGTGGTGGGCGTGGGTGCCAATGCCCCGCCCTTTACCATACAGGGCTATAGCGAGCGTTATAAAGATAAACATTCAGAGATaagttgttaattttcttttttttttggcaaaagttAGCGAAATTATAAAACAGCGaaaccgttttttttttaagttgtattTCCATATAACGGCTTAAGCACAGCAAAAGCTCTGCAACCGTTAATGTGTAAGTAACAGTTAGTAAGTTAAGAGAGTATTATATTAagtctataaaaaggaaacccGAAAAAAGAGAAagcttttaaagcattaaactCTTATttatcaaagaaattaatttttcccttaatttagtttttgtttttttatacaaaaagaaaagcTTAAGAAAAGCTagaaaaaagcttaaataagaaaaaaaacacacaaagttAAGTTTTCCTTTGTTAGTATTCTTTTTGAATGGTGGTGTATACAGGGTGTGTTGGTTGTATTGTTactaatgattaaaaaaaaacaaataaaatataaaaaattaaaaaatttatctaaataataaaatcattaaataaacaaaaaaaaatttatatatttaacgaaaattattataatttacataaacaaacaaaaaaaaaaataatatatattaattgtattaaatgtAGTGAGTGTGTGTATTtagtgtaaagaaaaaaaccaacagcaacaacaatttagtattatttaactaaaaacaaacaaaaaaattattaaaaaaaacatactgcaaataagttaaaaactaaacaatttgtacaaaattaaaacattttaaggtttaacttaaaacaaacaatattttaaagctttccaagcagaaaaagctttttaaactttAGCACTGTTTCATATAAGGAGAACTCAAAACTTATAATAATTTCATACTTATACGTTatatatagtctacactatagtctagccggtagtctagactatagacttatatatagtctagactatagacataactACACTCTAgtcatagactattctataaactatagattaaactatgttctagactattgactaaaccaaagtctagactatactatagtctagagtaaagactattctatagtctagagtatagactaaactttagtctagaacatagactaaactatagtctagaatattgactaaactaaaagagtccagactatagactaaactatagtcgagattattgTGTGTactattgtctactctatagactaaactatagtctagtctaatctatagactaaactatagattaaatcttgtctagactataaactaaactatagtctagactatatagtaaacatagactagttaatagtccagactgtaaactaaacatagtctagaatatagtctaaacttaagactaaagactaaactgtaTTACAGACTACAATTTAGactactatagtttagactacactTAGACTAGTCTAAACCATATTatagctaaactatagactatagattaactcttgtctatactatagactagtctgtagtctagactatagtcttaactatagtctagactatagactaaactacactCTAGTCTGTAAACTattctacactatagattacttaaactataatctagactatagactaaactatagactatactgtagattaaaatatagtctaaagtatagactaaactatagtctagagtatagactaaactatagtctagagtgtagactaaactaaagtctagactatagattaaactatagtctagactatagattaaactatagtctagactatagactaaactatagtctggactatagactaaactatagtctagattatagacgaaactatagtctagactatagactaaaccatattgtagactgtactatagtctcgagtatagactatactatagtctagagtatagtttatactataacCTAGAGTGTAGACTAAacttttagtctagactatagactaaactatagactatactgtagattaaaatatagtctaaagtatagactaaactatagtctagagtatagactaaactatagtctagagtgtagactaaactaaagtctagactatagttaaactatagtctagactatagattaaactatagtctagactatagactaaactatagtctggactatagactaaactatagtctagattttagacgaaactatagtctagactatagactaaaccatattgtagactgtactatagtctcgagtatagactatactatagtctagagtatagtttatactataacctagagtgtagactatactataggcgagagtatagactacactatagtctagagtatagactatactatagtctagattatagactgaactatagttttgagtatagactaaactatagtctagagtaatgactaaactaaatatagtccagactatagactaaactctacTCGAGACTATTGTGTGCattattgtctaatctatagactaaactatagtctagtctagattatTGTCTCGTCTAGATTATTGTCtcgtctagactattgtctagtctatactctagactataatttagtctatacactagactatagtatagtctatactctagactatagtgtagtctatactctagagtatagaacagtttatactctaggctatagtatagtctatactctaggctatagtataatctatactttagactattgtatagtctataatcgagactatagtatagtctagaatatagtttagtctatagtccagactaaactatagtttaaactatagaatatagactacactagtaTATTATGTAgcctatagagtaatctatagcccaaactatggactaaactatagtccagactatagactaaactataatctaccttgactaaactgtagtctaaaCTGAACACtaaactattgtctagactatagtccagactatagattaagctATAATCTATACTATGGTCTtgagtaaactatagtcttaactataacctagtctatagtccagactataggctaaactataatatattatatttctttgACTAAACTGTAATCTATTCAATAGACTtaactattgtccagactaacTTCAATAATTAGAAACAGCTGCTTAAGATTTGGATAAAAGTTTAAAGTATTGTTTGTGATCTTAAACCTTAAGCTGGTAAAAACAGGATGGAGTGTTTGTCATGAAAAGTGGAAAGAGTTGTGCtttgactttaaaaaaaaataatgaaaatttaaaaactttaacaaaatttggcCTAGAAAAGCttgaaaatatacacaaaagttttctaaaagttACCGTTTATTTTTGAGCACAAACTGTGAGAACTGAGAggtcaagaaaaaaatttcatgaactgaaatattgtataaaatttataattttcttttgacaaaaagctaaattttcttttatcatTTTAAACTGTGAATGCTTTTAAAAGCTTGAtatgtttcatttaaatattgcCGCAAACTTTAAGCacaaacttttacattttacacaaaCACCTCATCCAGGttgtaatataaatttattattttattataataataaaacatataaacacaTACCTAAATAATTGCTCAAgccataattatttaattaattaataaataattaattaaaatattgaaaaaaaatgaaaaacaaaaatatttttacatttaaacgaGTGAGAAGTGGTCAAAattgtatgttgtttttttaccaTTTAACCCAACAAATaataagagagaaaaaaaacctagtttttttgtataatttttattagacaaaatttaacacaaaattttaagcTTAAAGTTTAGGTTTTGTGCTTTTAGTAAGAAGAcatgaaaattattaatgaaaaaaaaaaaaattgaaaacaatgaagaaaagaaaaaacacaaaacaataattttatttatataaaatataaacaatagttaattagttaattattttaaatattaaaaaatattttttttaaagggatTTACACAAAACACTCCAAAAGCTTATTGAAAGCTTTTTACTCAAGTGAAAGCATTAAAGCTAAAAATTAGGGTCTTAACGCATGTCtattaaaaacttcaaatttgaAGAAAGCTTTTACCTAAAAATAAacctattaaaagcttttaaaagttttctattccATTAAAAGTTTTTAGGATAAAATAAGGTCTTAATAAGAAAGCTTttgtttaaagctttcttatacTTTGGGTGTGCTTATTGGTCCCTtaatttactttactttacataATCCCttctattttcttgtttttttttttaaaccaaagattttcttaattttagtttttatcctttttttctgtaaataattTCGTTTAATTAATCTTCATtatcataatttatttattaattatagttttaatttaaattttgtaagaaattaatttcttaatatgtGTATAAAAGGTTGTATATTcaattatgtataaatttttattaatttttttaataaaattttatttttaattattttaattgttttaatttataaattctttaattaataaattttataacttaatttgtttttgtaattttttttctatcaaaTTAATGCTGAAATAACTAAAGAAGTTTTTAAAGGCAAACGTTTAAAATCTCAacttttagttctagttctattctagttcagcttatgttctagttcagttttagttcagtttttgtacaattctagttcagttctagttcactagaacgtttagttctagttcagttttagttcaaattctacttcagttttagtttagtaatagttctattctagttcagttctagttcattagaacgtttagttctagttaagttctatttcagttctagttaagttctagttcagttctagttcagttctagttcagttctagttcagttctagttcagttctagttcagttctagttcagttctagtNNNNNNNNNNNNNNNNNNNNNNNNNNNNNNNNNNNNNNNNNNNNNNNNNNNNNNNNNNNNNNNNNNNNNNNNNNNNNNNNNNNNNNNNNNNNNNNNNNNNaatatatatactttatagggtcggaaaattatattatagaaattacaaacggaatgacaaacttatatatacccttctcacgaaggtgaagggtataaatatataaataaatgatatgtttaataaaaatttatgatttaaattaacACATTTCAGTGCTAGTACtgatctagttctattctagttcttttctagttctattctagtta
The window above is part of the Lucilia cuprina isolate Lc7/37 chromosome 6, ASM2204524v1, whole genome shotgun sequence genome. Proteins encoded here:
- the LOC111680623 gene encoding ALK tyrosine kinase receptor isoform X2 — encoded protein: MAFSHLTLLNRPPKGNKHQFSVATLCFVTLTLSTVPLKEVEAQRPLLNHTTYNTIPTSQHHYKQLRNGRTHDLIIPPSTVASIPRGLLSGGGLPLYDDDMDSTRLPSSLGRRDNRRRINYQSLAANIPRGNSGRGGGINSLRKELMKPSVGGPGGGISGNSPGYPSYSATSAIGKIDGIGGVGPARPYGETLQMAPGSMYSTSSPPFTYLSNPQESTIRHKPKQSSIAKLWKLNHGKNNQIQQFGGPMSPNDDPRVDDDIIREGHNDPLQVIKDEIRISQPQSNPYIINTEATFNSDIEDLLGVRCTFETPCAWKWTENLSDGFHIMSGTEVSKKNMTGLYPGPLADNIDDANGHFLYARLSPTTLQINLTSPQFSTTMEKCFLEVYMHQSGMTHGLSRVVVEPLHSQESSWVPAEIVGNNYRQWERKVFRLGRISRDFRIVFEIVPKLFEGEKAHVAIDNLRMINCFPEGAKAEKCSTSQVKCMMNKVPVCIPLPRICDITRDCDEAEDELLNCDKIPFGARCDFENDWCGWRDSGRTVLSWSRHTGSSPTFDTGPDSDHTYQHLLNSTVGYYMLVNMNQHSNNSEKGSLIGFASNAIMISRTFNPPPTVHGDPNSPYRNSCVVRFYIHQFGKNPGSINLSVVEMKEKENITTTLWWSTKNQGADWLRAEYILPNITSRYYLQFEARMGMRIYSDVAVDDFSLSPECFGINIPSEHLNGYNYWNVRHTKSPTHKDFTNHNYLELGTCDNRGMLGPTQSQCEHYYSTHNRSRVLKEVKVVDEIPYKGMQKWKVPHEGFYTFIVKGASGGLGSGGVGSSRGAVAVAVLELHKNEELYILVGQQGENACIKSLGYKEDGCGSSDPDLDLSKYSFTSKQHMLKNMNLEYGAGGGGGASYVFLLNSARNEAVPLIVAGGGGGLGIGRYLDEDFQHGQKDNSARKGLTGQINGEPLPKKIAGPGGGWRANIDQALDPKFGAALLLGGRGGFSCYVDLENNGSNVKRHGQGGFGGGGGGCYTGGGGGGYAGGDVYLNQSNGEGGTSYITTTRTLKELNAIYEGSNLGAGSVIIIPAIEGCGCDYRCLALDEYRSSVKCICPEGWRIRKDNSSSCDMPITESIPLKYLISFFTVLMLLLIACLAALIVMLYNRYQRKKLAKQRHKMLMQQDMQLTRLRHNLDENNLNNFNPNYGCDDLINGTINVQSLPQVARESLRLVKPLGQGAFGEVYQGLYRHRDGDAVEMPVAVKTLPEMSTLQAEEDFLMEAAIMAKFNHPNMVHLIGVCFDRHPRFIVLELLAGGDLKNFLREGRHKPDRPSSLTMKDLVFCALDVAKGCRYMESQRFIHRDIAARNCLLSSKGPGRVVKIADFGMARDIYRSDYYRKGGKAMLPIKWMPPEAFLDGIFTSKTDVWSFGVLLWEVFSLGLMPYTGLPNPEVMQLVTNGGRLGTPPGCPSVIYKIMADCWNPTPEDRPTFSSLLERLKAVTEDPAVMNAPLPHILRPPSNERDQTIIRPQGVDDICLQVPTTSDYLIPLPGITHNPQQQISEMQISEANTNTNSSVVTAVSTGTNVCTPPGVSSPSAPCCGLKEGDCEQSLNTNNEGSWETSFILPNSKSDQPLLNQTNGSQKSINTVSMGAPGPGNTSGYSSSSQRSPVSNGLRTIHNNNNNNNNSSNCHNSNGNSQSTTASTQMNPNEETTLISLDTPQPTPTTIQPPLSFSSQLDGITLDPAALTKSLNNTVTVPNTNTTNTNTTTPNNKHSSYANIQMMSNSVGNLKGHCNAGDLTSNGSSPNNSLLLMGSGSEKLNGSILHKSSNGLNVNKMNGNLNKTMAVAAPVVGVGANAPPFTIQGYSERYKDKHSEISC